In Nitrospirota bacterium, the genomic stretch TTAGCTGTTCTTTTTGCTCAGTGCATAAATTTTTTGGCGGCAAGGTCAGGATGAGGCCTGTCAGGGAAGTGGTTGAAGAAGTTGCCAACAGTAAATGGAGGCTGTTCTGGGGCATTGACGACAACATATGGGGCGTGAATGTAGAGAAGACGATTGAACTTTACAAAGAGATGGCTAAAAATGTAAAGGGCAAATGGTGGTTTGGCTCAGGCGATATCAGGTCAGTCCAGCATCCGCATTCGCATGAACTCCTTACAAATGCACGCAGGGCAGGACTTACGGCAGTGCTTGTTGGATGGGAGTCAAACAATATATTCAGCCTTGAGGAGTACAAGGCAGTGACAAAGCAGGGCCGGGAGAGAAGAGATGCAATTAAAAAAATCAGGGATTACGGCATTGAGGTCATGCTGTTTATCATGGTTGGCGGAAGACGGGATACGAGGGAGGACTTTGAAGGTATAATGAAATTATGCGATGAGCTTAAGGTTGCTGCGCATCCTGTAATGACAACGCCTTTCCCCGGGACAGAACTTTATGAAATGTATGAGCCGTATCTGATCAGGGGGCTTGACTGGGACAGGTTTGACGGCAATCATGCGGTTTTTGAGCATCCTTCAATGTCCCCTGCCGAGAGGGAAGCCGCAATCATAAAACTGCGAGCAGACCTTTTTGATATACCTAAAATATTAAGCAGGATGTGCCGGATTTCGCTGAAGGGATTTCCCATGAGCCATATTACTTCATGGATGATACAGTATCCTCAGGGCAGGGCGTTTAAGGAATATGCGCGGGCGAAAATGAAAAATGCATGAAATATATGGCGCAAAACAGGTAAAATAAAAAAATGAGCCCATTT encodes the following:
- a CDS encoding B12-binding domain-containing radical SAM protein encodes the protein MKLLLVSPPFGEKGQMSKGLPIAPPVLEYLTGLTYQVKPGTEVELIDANKEEFSPDNVNADLVGFTVLTPQSPWVFRMADRLRSAGKKVVLGGIHVTALPDEAGEHADSIVLGEAENVWKELLDDAEKGKLKPVYHGEFPDLAGLPRPVTNLWNTKYVYGYFQTSRGCPFSCSFCSVHKFFGGKVRMRPVREVVEEVANSKWRLFWGIDDNIWGVNVEKTIELYKEMAKNVKGKWWFGSGDIRSVQHPHSHELLTNARRAGLTAVLVGWESNNIFSLEEYKAVTKQGRERRDAIKKIRDYGIEVMLFIMVGGRRDTREDFEGIMKLCDELKVAAHPVMTTPFPGTELYEMYEPYLIRGLDWDRFDGNHAVFEHPSMSPAEREAAIIKLRADLFDIPKILSRMCRISLKGFPMSHITSWMIQYPQGRAFKEYARAKMKNA